One region of Budorcas taxicolor isolate Tak-1 chromosome 3, Takin1.1, whole genome shotgun sequence genomic DNA includes:
- the PTCH2 gene encoding protein patched homolog 2, protein MARPLPLGELPPGYTPPARPATPQILAGSLKAPLWLRAYFQGLLFSLGCGIQRHCGKVLFLGLLAFGALALGLRVAIIETDLEQLWVEVGSRVSQELEYTKEKLGEEAAYTSQMLIQTPRQEGENVLTPEALDLHLQAALTASKVQVSLYGKSWDLNKICYKSGVPLIENGMIERMIEKLFPCVILTPLDCFWEGAKLQGGSAYLPGRPDIQWTNLDPEQLLEELGPFASLEGFRELLDKAQVGQAYVGRPCLHPDDLHCPPSAPNHHSRQAPNVAQELSGGCHGFSHKFMHWQEELLLGGMARDPQGQLLRAEALQSTFLLMSPHQLYEHFRGDYQTHDIGWSEEQAGTVLQAWQRRFVQLAQEALPENASQEIHAFSSTTLDDILHAFSEVSAARVVGGYLLMLAYACMTMLRWDCAQSQGAVGLAGVLLVALAVASGLGLCALLGIAFNAATTQVLPFLALGIGVDDIFLLAHAFTEAPPGTPLQERTGECLQRTGTSVTLTSINNMVAFFMAALVPIPALRAFSLQAAIVVGCNFAAVMLVFPAVLSLDLHRRHCQRLDVLCCFSSPCSAQVIQILPQELGNGTVPVGIAHLTATVQAFAHCEASSQHVVTILPPQAHLVPPPSDPLGSELFSPGGSTRDLLGQEEGTGQKAACKSLPCACWSLAHFARSQFAPLLLQSHTKAVVLVLFGALLGLSLYGATLVQDGLALTDVVPRGTKEHAFLSAQLRYFSLYEVALVTQGGFDYAHSQRALFDLHQRFSSLKAVLPPPATQAPRTWLHYYRDWLQGIQAAFDQDWASGRITRHSYRNGSEDGALAYKLLVQTGDAQEPLDFSQLTTKKLVDKEGLIPPELFYMGLTVWVSSDPLGLAASQANFYPPPPEWLHDKYDTTGENLRIPAAQPLEFAQFPFLLRGLQKTADFVEAIEGARAACAEAGRAGVRAYPSGSPFLFWEQYLGLRRCFLLAVCTLLLCTFLVCALLLLNPWTAALIVLVLAMMTVELFGIMGFLGIKLSAIPVVILVASVGIGVEFTVHVALGFLTAQGSRNLRAARALERTFAPVTDGAISTLLGLLMLAGSNFDFIVRYFFVVLTILTLLGLLHGLVLLPVLLSILGPPPEVVQMYKESAEVLSPPAPQGGGLRWGVPSTLPQSFARVTTSMTVALHPPPLPGTYIHPASEEPTWSPAATPAANGPSNLGSRGLCPATG, encoded by the exons ATGGCTCGGCCGCTACCTCTCGGGGAGCTGCCCCCGGGCTACACACCCCCAGCTCGACCTGCAACACCCCAG ATCCTAGCTGGGAGCCTGAAGGCTCCGCTCTGGCTCCGTGCTTACTTCCAGGGCCTGCTCTTCTCTTTGGGCTGCGGGATCCAGAGACACTGTGGCAAAGTGCTCTTCCTGGGACTGCTGGCCTTTGGGGCCCTAGCACTGGGTCTCCGCGTGGCCATCATTGAGACAGACCTAGAACAGCTCTGGGTGGAAG TGGGCAGCCGGGTGAGCCAGGAACTGGAATACACCAAGGAGAAGCTGGGGGAGGAGGCTGCGTATACCTCCCAGATGTTGATACAGACCCCGCGCCAGGAGGGGGAGAACGTCCTCACGCCTGAGGCACTTGACCTCCACCTCCAGGCAGCCCTCACCGCCAGTAAAGTGCAAGTATCCCTCTATGGAAA GTCCTGGGATCTGAACAAAATCTGCTACAAGTCAGGAGTTCCCCTAATTGAAAATGGAATGATTGAGCGg ATGATTGAAAAGCTGTTTCCCTGCGTGATCCTCACCCCCCTCGACTGCTTCTGGGAGGGAGCCAAACTCCAAGGGGGCTCTGCCTACTTGCC GGGCCGCCCAGACATCCAGTGGACCAACCTGGACCCAGAGCAGCTGCTGGAGGAGCTGGGCCCCTTTGCCTCCCTTGAGGGCTTCCGGGAGCTGCTAGACAAGGCACAGGTGGGCCAGGCCTACGTGGGGCGGCCCTGTCTGCACCCTGACGACCTCCACTGCCCACCTAGTGCCCCTAACCATCACAGCAGGCAG GCTCCCAACGTGGCTCAGGAGTTGAGTGGGGGCTGCCATGGCTTCTCCCACAAGTTTATGCACTGGCAGGAGGAGCTGCTGCTGGGAGGCATGGCCAGAGACCCCCAAGGACAGCTGCTGAG GGCAGAGGCCCTGCAGAGCACCTTCCTGCTAATGAGCCCCCACCAGCTCTACGAGCACTTCCGGGGTGACTACCAGACGCACGACATCGGCTGGAGCGAGGAGCAGGCTGGCACGGTCCTTCAGGCCTGGCAGCGACGCTTTGTGCAG CTGGCCCAGGAGGCCCTGCCCGAGAATGCGTCCCAGGAGATCCACGCCTTCTCCTCTACCACCCTGGATGACATCCTGCACGCCTTCTCTGAAGTCAGCGCTGCCCGCGTGGTGGGGGGCTACCTGCTCATG CTAGCCTATGCCTGCATGACGATGCTGCGGTGGGACTGTGCCCAGTCCCAGGGTGCAGTGGGCCTCGCTGGGGTGCTGCTGGTGGCCCTGGCGGTGGCCTCGGGCCTGGGGCTCTGTGCCCTGTTGGGCATTGCCTTCAACGCTGCCACTACCCAG GTGCTGCCTTTCTTGGCACTGGGCATCGGCGTGGACGACATATTCCTGCTGGCACACGCCTTCACAGAGGCTCCACCTGGCACCCCTCTCCAG GAGCGCACGGGGGAGTGTCTGCAGCGCACGGGAACGAGcgtcacactcacatccatcaacAACATGGTTGCCTTCTTCATGGCTGCCCTAGTTCCCATCCCTGCACTGCGGGCCTTCTCCTTGCAG GCAGCCATAGTGGTGGGCTGCAACTTTGCAGCCGTGATGCTTGTTTTCCCAGCGGTCCTCAGCCTGGACCTGCACCGGCGCCACTGCCAGCGCCTGGACGTGCTCTGCTGCTTCTCTAG CCCCTGCTCTGCTCAGGTGATTCAGATTCTGCCCCAGGAGCTGGGGAATGGGACGGTACCAGTGGGCATTGCCCACCTGACTGCCACGGTTCAAGCCTTTGCCCACTGTGAAGCCAGCAGCCAACATGTGGTCACCATCTTGCCTCCCCAAGCCCACCTGGTGCCACCACCTTCTGACCCTTTGGGCTCTGAGCTCTTCAGCCCAGGAGGGTCCACACGGGACCTTCTAGGACAGGAGGAGGGGACAGGGCAGAAGGCAGCCTGCAAGTCCCTGCCCTGTGCCTGCTGGAGTCTTGCCCATTTCGCCCGCTCTCAGTTTGCACCCTTGTTGCTCCAGTCCCACACCAAG GCTGTAGTACTGGTACTTTTTGGGGCTCTCCTGGGCCTGAGCCTCTATGGAGCAACCTTGGTGCAGGACGGTCTGGCCCTGACTGATGTGGTGCCGCGTGGCACCAAGGAGCATGCCTTCCTGAGCGCCCAGCTCAGGTACTTCTCTCTGTACGAGGTGGCTCTGGTGACACAGGGTGGCTTTGACTACGCCCACTCCCAACGCGCCCTCTTTGATCTGCACCAGCGCTTCAGTTCCCTCAAGGCCGTGCTGCCCCCACCAGCCACCCAGGCACCCCGCACCTGGCTGCATTACTATCGCGACTGGCTACAGG GAATCCAGGCTGCGTTTGACCAGGACTGGGCTTCTGGGCGCATCACCCGCCACTCATACCGCAATGGCTCTGAGGATGGGGCCCTGGCATACAAGCTGCTCGTCCAGACCGGGGATGCCCAGGAGCCTCTAGATTTCAGCCAG CTGACCACCAAGAAGCTGGTGGACAAGGAAGGGCTGATCCCACCCGAGCTCTTCTACATGGGGCTGACCGTGTGGGTGAGCAGTGACCCCCTGGGTCTGGCAGCCTCGCAGGCCAACTTCTATCCCCCACCTCCCGAGTGGCTGCATGACAAGTACGACACCACGGGGGAGAATCTTCGCA TCCCAGCGGCCCAGCCCTTGGAGTTTGCCCAGTTCCCCTTCCTCCTGCGCGGCCTCCAGAAGACTGCAGACTTCGTGGAGGCCATCGAGGGGGCCCGGGCAGCGTGTGCCGAGGCCGGCCGGGCCGGGGTGCGTGCCTACCCCAGTGgctctcccttcctcttctgGGAGCAGTACCTGGGCCTGCGGCGCTGCTTCCTGCTGGCGGTCTGCACCCTGCTGCTGTGCACTTTCCTTGTCTGTGCCCTGCTGCTGCTCAACCCCTGGACGGCTGCGCTAATA gTACTGGTCCTGGCGATGATGACTGTGGAGCTCTTTGGCATCATGGGTTTCCTGGGCATCAAGCTGAGTGCCATCCCAGTGGTGATTCTTGTGGCCTCCGTAGGCATCGGTGTTGAGTTCACCGTCCACGTGGCTCTG GGCTTCCTGACTGCTCAGGGTAGCCGGAACCTGCGGGCTGCCCGGGCCCTGGAGCGCACATTTGCCCCAGTGACTGATGGGGCCATCTCCACGTTGCTAGGTCTGCTCATGCTTGCTGGCTCCAACTTTGACTTCATCGTAAG GTACTTCTTCGTGGTGCTGACAATACTTACACTCCTGGGCCTCCTTCACGGGCTTGTGCTGCTGCCGGTACTGCTGTCCATCCTGGGCCCCCCACCAGAG GTGGTACAGATGTACAAGGAGAGCGCAGAGGTCCTGAGCCCCCCAGCTCCGCAGGGAGGAGGGCTTAGGTGGGGGGTACCCTCCACCCTGCCCCAGAGCTTTGCCAGAGTGACTACCTCCATGACTGTggccctccacccacccccactgcctGGCACCTACATCCACCCAGCCTCTGAGGAGCCTACTTGGTCACCTGCTGCCACACCAGCTGCCAATGGCCCCAGCAACCTCGGCTCTAGGGGACTGTGTCCAGCCACCGGGTGA